A genome region from Anastrepha ludens isolate Willacy chromosome 3, idAnaLude1.1, whole genome shotgun sequence includes the following:
- the LOC128858195 gene encoding obg-like ATPase 1, which translates to MPPKKHEEPERKPLIGRIGTNLRIGIVGVPNVGKSTFFNVLTKSAAPAENFPFCTIDPNESRVPVPDERYDFLCDYHKPASRVPAYLNVVDIAGLVKGASEGQGLGNAFLSHISACDAIFHLCRAFEDPDVTHVEGEVNPVRDLDIISEELRLKDEEKLLQNLDKLEKVVARGGDKKLKPEYDSMVKIKGILVDEKKHLRFADWNAHDIETLNKYLFLTSKPVIYLVNLSDKDFIRKKNKWLPKIKEWVDKYDPGAVIIPFSGAFEHTLLEKDDLEQKQYEEEVKCKSQLDKIIVTGYKALQLEYFFTAGADEVKAWTIQKGTKAPQAAGRIHTDFEKGFIMAEVMHFHDFKEEGSEAAAKAAGKYRQQGRNYVVEDGDIIFFKFNAGAGLKDAKKK; encoded by the exons ATGCCACCAAAAAAGCATGAAGAACCCGAACGTAAACCGTTGATTGGTCGTATTGGCACAAATCTACGTATTGGTATCGTTGGAGTGCCCAATGTGGGCAAGTCGACGTTCTTTAACGTACTGACCAAAAGTGCGGCACCAGCGGAGAACTTCCCTTTCTGCACCATCGATCCAAATGAGA gtAGGGTACCAGTGCCTGATGAGCGCTACGATTTCCTATGTGATTATCATAAGCCAGCCTC GAGGGTGCCTGCCTACCTCAATGTTGTTGATATTGCCGGTCTGGTGAAGGGTGCGTCTGAAGGTCAAGGTCTTGGCAATGCCTTCTTATCGCATATTAGCGCTTGTGATGCCATTTTCCACTTGTGTCGTGCTTTTGAGGATCCTGATGTCACGCATGTGGAAGGTGAAGTGAATCCCGTACGTGATTTAGATATAATTTCGGAAGAATTACGCCTTAAGGATGAAGAGAAGTTGCTGCAGAATTTAGATAAGTTAGAAAAAGTGGTGGCGCGTGGTGGTGACAAGAAGCTTAAACCCGAATATGATTCAATGGTAAAAATTAAGGGCATCTTGGTAGATGAAAAAAAGCACTTACGATTTGCCGACTGGAATGCTCATGAT ATTGAAACACTCAATAAATATCTATTCCTTACATCGAAACCAGTGATTTATCTGGTGAATTTATCGGACAAGGATTTCATACGTAAGAAGAACAAGTGGTTGCCGAAAATTAAGGAATGGGTTGATAAGTATGATCCGGGCGCAGTTATTATTCCATTTTCTGGTGCTTTTGAGCACACATTACTGGAGAAAGATGATTTAGAACAAAAGCAGTACGAAGAGGAAGTAAAATGCAAAAGTCAGTTGGATAAAATAATTGTGACAGGTTATAAAGCATTGCAACTGGAGTACTTCTTCACCGCTGGAGCAGATGAAGTCAAAGCATGGACGATTCAG AAAGGTACCAAGGCACCACAGGCCGCTGGCCGCATTCACACTGATTTCGAGAAAGGTTTTATTATGGCTGAAGTAATGCATTTCCATGACTTCAAAGAGGAGGGCTCAGAAGCTGCTGCAAAAGCAGCTGGAAAATATCGCCAACAGGGACGTAATTATGTCGTTGAAGACGGCGATATAATATTCTTCAAGTTCAACGCCGGTGCCGGTTTAAAAGATGCTAAGAAGAAATGA